A genomic window from Camelina sativa cultivar DH55 chromosome 2, Cs, whole genome shotgun sequence includes:
- the LOC104744670 gene encoding LOB domain-containing protein 37-like, whose translation MSCNGCRVLRKGCSENCILRPCIQWIETADAQGHATVFVAKFFGRAGLMSFISAVPDSQRPALFQSLLYEACGRTVNPVNGAIGMLWTGNWNICQAAVETVLRGGSLRPIPELLTHGGGFAGFPSPTSEEASEICTEMLNLQQNNNNNDSSDRNIYHHSRFSSSRSRSTMDSSSPPTKRKRVATTSEQQQQQPCSELDLSLIPKLSPSSTRRRSLTPSMNSEDSVTTTTTASFCDKSDVLYGGGETSKLLNLFV comes from the exons atgagcTGCAATGGTTGCCGTGTTCTCCGGAAAGGTTGCAGCGAGAACTGTATCCTCCGACCATGTATTCAATGGATTGAAACCGCCGATGCTCAAGGCCACGCCACCGTCTTCGTCGCTAAATTCTTCGGTCGTGCTGGTCTCATGTCCTTTATCTCCGCCGTACCGGATTCTCAACGACctg CTTTGTTTCAGTCTTTGTTATACGAAGCATGTGGAAGAACAGTGAATCCAGTAAACGGAGCAATCGGAATGTTATGGACTGGAAACTGGAATATTTGTCAAGCGGCGGTTGAAACGGTGCTTCGCGGCGGTTCTTTGAGACCGATCCCTGAACTTCTCACTCACGGCGGAGGATTCGCTGGGTTTCCATCTCCTACATCTGAAGAAGCATCTGAGATCTGTACTGAGATGTTGAATCTCCAgcagaataataataataatgattcaTCCGATCGTAACATCTACCATCACTCTCGGTTCTCGAGCTCTAGATCTAGATCTaccatggattcttcttctcctccgacGAAACGTAAGCGGGTAGCAACAACatcagaacaacaacaacaacaaccatgtTCGGAGCTTGATCTATCTCTGATCCCTAAATTATCGCCTTCTTCTACACGGCGCCGATCACTAACACCGTCGATGAACTCGGAGGACTCTGTTACGACCACGACTACGGCGTCGTTTTGCGACAAGAGTGATGTCTTGTACGGAGGAGGTGAAACGAGCAAGCTGCTTAacctttttgtttaa